ATGAAGTATAAGCCCATTATGATCGGTTTGAATCTCCATGACAGATTTTGCCGAATATTGCTCATCCCGGTCAATGGAATAGATGCTGATCTTCTTGTCATCCCTTGGCTGAATAGAAGCGTATGCATATAGACTGATAGTTGCATTTAATATCGCTCCTCCATAAAGGGTGGAGTAGGCTTCAAGGTCAGTACCTCCTCCTCCTAAACTTATCCGTAATGGTGCTTTACTCCGAATGATCATAAGCAATCAAGGCTTTAGATTAATGATCTCCTCAGCAAGGCAATTGATACTCTGGATCATGACATCCCATGAGTATTTCCTCTTTTCTATTTTTACATTCTCTGAAAATTCGGTCTCCTTTTTCTCATTAAAAAACTTATAAATGGCTTCTGCCACACTGTCAGGCTCAGGATTGACCACATAGCCCACAACACCATCGGGCACCATTTCCGGCAATCCTCCGACATTTGTAGTAATCACGGGCCTGTTAAAATGATATGCAACCTGCGTCACACCACTTTGGGTGGCATCTTTATATGGGAGAACAACCACATCAGAAGCACAGAAATACTTCCTGACATCGGCATGGGGAATGAAAACACTATGAATGATCACATCTTCACTCAAACCTAATCTCTTGATGGTGTCCATATAATGTGATTCATTGGCATAAAATTCCCCGGCAATTAAAAGTTTTACAGGTAACTTTCTTAACCTCTCATCGGCCAATGCTTCTAAAAGTATATCGAGCCCTTTGTATTCCCTGATAAAGCCAAAGAAAAGAATATAATGTTGATCCGCATTCAGGTTCAGGGCTTTTTTTGCTTCCTCTTTTGATAATATCTCTCCGTAGTTATCATATAGTGGATGTGGACATAATTGCCTCGGTTTGACCTTGTCAAACAATTCAAGATCTTTCAGTACCGATTTCGACATGATGATAAATCCTTCCACACTCTTTATAAAATACCTGGTAAATATCCGCTGGCCTGGTTTCCACTCATGGGGAATAATATTATCCGCAAGAGCGATGACAGCAGTGTAATTGTTTGATTTGATGATTCTTGCAATAGTGCCCAGCGATGGTCCCATAAAAGGGATCCAGAAACGAACCAGCACGATCTCGGGTCTGAGCCTTTTGATCTTTCGTCCAACCTTAAACCAGTTGAATGGGTTGACAGAATTTATCGTGACTTCAATATTCAGATTTTCAGGTGGTGTGTCATTTGAGAGTTGGGTCTTCCCCGGGAACAACATCTTGGGGTATTGCAAACTGAATGAATGAATCACGACATTATCGCCTTGATCCATCAATGCCTGGGCAAGCCGTTCATTAAAGGTAGCTATTCCTCCGCCGCGCAAAGGATAGGCAGAACCAATAACGATAATGTTCCTTTTCTTTTCTGACATACCTTCCGGGCTTGAAATTTATGATTCTGTGAGGTATTGGCTAACCGTATATTTTAATCCCGATTTTCCGTTCAATAAGATAATGGTTGCGGTGGGGATTATTTCGTGAGATCATCTCTGCCAGAAAGCCTGCGAGAAAAAGTTGCGTACCAATGATCATTGCGACGAGGGAGATATAAAAATAGGGGCTTTCAGTTACCAGGATGGCCTTGATGCCAAGGTGGAGATAATAAAGCTTTTGGGCACCCATCCATATGGCGGCCAGTAAACCCAGGATGAAAATAATCGTGCCCA
The genomic region above belongs to Bacteroidota bacterium and contains:
- a CDS encoding glycosyltransferase; this encodes MSEKKRNIIVIGSAYPLRGGGIATFNERLAQALMDQGDNVVIHSFSLQYPKMLFPGKTQLSNDTPPENLNIEVTINSVNPFNWFKVGRKIKRLRPEIVLVRFWIPFMGPSLGTIARIIKSNNYTAVIALADNIIPHEWKPGQRIFTRYFIKSVEGFIIMSKSVLKDLELFDKVKPRQLCPHPLYDNYGEILSKEEAKKALNLNADQHYILFFGFIREYKGLDILLEALADERLRKLPVKLLIAGEFYANESHYMDTIKRLGLSEDVIIHSVFIPHADVRKYFCASDVVVLPYKDATQSGVTQVAYHFNRPVITTNVGGLPEMVPDGVVGYVVNPEPDSVAEAIYKFFNEKKETEFSENVKIEKRKYSWDVMIQSINCLAEEIINLKP